The following proteins are encoded in a genomic region of Liolophura sinensis isolate JHLJ2023 chromosome 7, CUHK_Ljap_v2, whole genome shotgun sequence:
- the LOC135470648 gene encoding interferon-gamma-inducible GTPase 10-like, with the protein MDDDSISLVDLNDNIGDCPDAPVKVAIIGMPGVGKSEFIQAILADGPAGSVEQNTQGSSTVYTYPTLPSVYMWELSAVESTTDEYLTCKEVDKYDFFLILCDTEFSEVEMGLAEQFSKRKKGFFFVRTKIDTVLQDSSTTDPHETIPKTRFQKHPSLAMKNSQDLSISGTLPKTLFQEIGTKFSKYPTFAISNRSVSDFEFPKLKTNLHYALISLKRFSNIGSEAETVKKYLESKLNEWKDVKINVGLVGESGAGKSSFINAVRSLHAGEEGAAEVGVTETTSKATCYPHPDNENVRFWDLPGVGSSNFPRKTYLKDIDVEIYDFFLIISARRFNDDDRWLEMELNLRKKSYFFVRTKFDQAVRGHTDKTDEFRAKIIRNIQSKINIPASRVYVISNVYRDRFDFPRLLEDIILAVPSLKKQSLAMTLCGYSENLIEIKKDALKPRLWKAAAMSGTVGAVPVPGIDLAVDLAIFVHEAKFYRKVFGLNEETLCKLAKEYDVDIDRFKRAMSKTGAMSLTKVGIKSALVASRIGLAFATKTGLTSVLEVVVPVIGSVISGGISFALTYGFLKKMLDDFASDAFSIYKLSADKLVADSIATQLNVL; encoded by the coding sequence ATGGATGACGATTCTATCTCACTCGTCGATTTGAACGACAACATTGGGGACTGTCCAGATGCTCCAGTCAAGGTAGCAATTATCGGAATGCCTGGTGTCGGAAAATCGGAGTTTATCCAAGCTATTTTAGCCGATGGACCTGCTGGTAGTGTTGAGCAGAATACACAGGGTAGCTCTACAGTCTACACTTATCCAACTCTTCCCAGTGTCTACATGTGGGAGCTGTCCGCTGTCGAGAGTACTACAGATGAGTATTTAACATGCAAAGAAGTGGACAAGTACGACTTTTTCCTTATACTGTGTGACACAGAGTTTTCAGAGGTGGAGATGGGGCTAGCTGAACAGTTTAGCAAACGGAAAAAGGGCTTCTTCTTTGTTCGCACAAAAATTGACACAGTATTGCAAGACTCATCAACCACAGACCCGCACGAAACAATACCAAAAACCCGATTTCAAAAACATCCCTCTTTGGCGATGAAAAACAGTCAAGACCTGTCGATATCAGGCACATTACCAAAAACGCTTTTCCAAGAAATCGGCACCAAGTTTTCCAAATATCCCACCTTCGCTATTTCAAACCGAAGTGTCTCAGATTTTGAGTTTCCAAAGTTGAAGACGAATTTGCACTATGCCTTAATTTCGCTAAAGAGATTTTCTAACATCGGTTCTGAGGCTGAAACTGTGAAGAAATACCTGGAGTCAAAACTGAATGAGTGGAAAGATGTCAAAATCAATGTAGGCCTAGTCGGAGAATCTGGCGCTGGAAAGTCCTCATTCATCAATGCCGTACGTAGTTTGCACGCGGGTGAGGAGGGTGCGGCCGAAGTCGGTGTAACGGAGACCACAAGTAAAGCCACCTGCTACCCCCACCCAGATAATGAAAACGTCCGATTCTGGGATCTTCCTGGTGTTGGTTCATCAAATTTTCCTAGAAAGACGTATCTGAAGGATATTGATGTTGAGATCTATGACTTTTTCCTTATTATCTCAGCCAGAAGATTTAATGATGACGACAGATGGCTTGAAATGGAGCTAAATTTGAGAAAGAAATCCTACTTCTTTGTTCGCACGAAATTTGACCAGGCAGTCCGGGGTCATACTGACAAAACAGATGAATTCCGAGCCAAAATTATCCGAAACATCCAAAGTAAAATTAATATCCCAGCTAGTAGGGTTTACGTGATATCTAACGTTTACAGGGACCGTTTTGACTTTCCACGATTATTAGAGGATATAATCCTTGCCGTGCCATCGTTGAAGAAACAATCACTGGCTATGACGCTTTGTGGTTATTCTGAAAATCTCATTGAGATAAAAAAGGATGCCTTAAAACCCAGACTGTGGAAAGCTGCTGCAATGTCTGGAACCGTTGGTGCTGTACCAGTACCAGGGATTGATTTGGCTGTGGATCTGGCCATATTTGTCCATGAAGCAAAATTTTATCGTAAAGTGTTTGGACTAAACGAAGAAACACTCTGCAAGCTAGCCAAGGAGTACGACGTAGACATAGATCGTTTCAAAAGAGCTATGTCGAAAACTGGCGCAATGTCACTGACAAAGGTTGGCATTAAGAGTGCTCTCGTTGCAAGCCGAATTGGATTAGCCTTTGCCACAAAGACAGGGCTCACTTCCGTTTTGGAGGTTGTAGTTCCGGTAATTGGTTCTGTGATCAGTGGGGGTATTTCATTTGCTTTGACTTACGgctttctgaaaaaaatgttggaCGACTTTGCTTCAGATGCTTTCTCTATTTATAAGCTATCGGCAGACAAATTAGTAGCTGATAGCATAGCAACACAGCTCAATGTTTTATAA